AATACGATCGCCCGCATCAAGAAGTGCTGCACCATCATGGGCAAGACGGAAGGCACGCTGACGGCGGCACAGGTGCTGTACCCGCTGATGCAGTGCTGCGACATCTTCTTTCTCAAGGCCGACATCTGCCAGCTGGGCCTGGACCAGCGCAAGGTGAACATGCTCGCACGCGAGTACTGCGATCTGATCGGCCGCAAGTTGAAGCCGGTCATTCTGTCACACCACATGCTGGCCGGTCTGAAGCAGGGGCAGGCGAAGATGAGCAAGAGTGACCCGGACAGTGCCATCTTCATGGAAGACACCGAGGAGGATGTGGCACGTAAGATCCGTCAGGCCTACTGTCCGCGCGTCAAGCAgtccgccagcgccatcACAGATGACGGGGCGCCGGTCGCCACGGACGACCGCAACCCGGTGCTGGACTACTTCCAGTGTGTCGTCTACGCCCGacccggcgctgcggccaccATTGACGGCACCACCTACGCGACCTACGAGGACCTCGAGCAGGCTTTTGTGAGCGACGAGGTCAGCGAGGATGCCCTCAAGTCGTGCCTGATTGATGAGGTGAACGCCCTGCTGGAGCCCGTGCGCCAACATTTTGCGTCAAACGAGGAGGCTcacgagctgctggaggcggtgaagtCGTACCGTAAAGATGGCGCGACCCTTCCACTGGCCGAGACAGCGCTCCCTGCCGCCCCCGCAAAgccgcacgcgtgcatgtggatgccggcgctgctgaaggtgcCGCTGGATGTCGCGGAAGGGATGATCAAAGTCACCAAGGACTTCATCGCCGCCCACCCGGAGGGCACGGTGACACTGGTGCTGCCTGACTGGTCGGCGGTGGCCAGCGACGAAATCACCGGGGTGGAGAAAGACATCTCGGCCGCCCTCCAGGTGAACTGTGCGCTTCTCAAGGCGTATGGACTGCCGAGCTCGGTGAAGATCGTGACGGAGAACGAGGTCATTCTCGGCAACTGCGACGACTTCTGGGTGAGTGTAATCGGCATTGCACGCAAGAACCTGCTGAGCCACGTCGAGGAGCTGTACGGGGGAGAGGTACGCAACGCTGGTCAGGTCATTGCTGCCCTCATGCGCGTTGCCACGGCTCTGATGCTATCCGTCTCGCACGTCATCTCAACCTCGCTGGATGGACACATCAACGCCTTTGCCCGCGAGTACACGAAGGAGCGGATTGACTGCGTGCAGACGCTGGAGGGACGCATcccggcgctgcaccgcccTGGCGCCGCCCCAGCGGTGCTCGGTGCCGACGACGTCCTATACCTGGACGACAATGACATGGACATCCGCCGTAAAATTAAGAAGGCGTACTCGGCGCCGAACGAGGAGGCCAATCCGGTCATATCGGTTGCCCAGCACCTTCTCGCACAGCATGGAGCCCTCAGCATCGAGCGCGGGGAGGCCAACGGTGGCAACGTAAGCTACAACACGCCAGAGGCCCTCGTGGCagactgcggcagcggcgctctccACCCTGCCGACCtcaaggcggcggtgctacagctgctgctggaccggtcggcgcaggcgcgcgcgctgctcaaCGGCGAGCTCAAGAAGAATATGACCGTTCTTCGCAACGCGGAGAAGAAGATGGCAAAGAAGAGGTAAGAGAGGCGTGTGGAggcaggggaaggggtgtgGGCGGTATAGGTGAAGAGGCGGCCCCCTCCGCTGTGCCGAacttctctctccacccGCCTCGCTTCGTTTCATTACAGGTGTGTAACGGTGTGCATCACGAGTTTGCGTATGAGTAAAGTACTAAGCCGCCCCGAGTCGACCTCAAGCAGGAGGGGAAAAAGGGGGTCATGTGCAATGTCTGTCTCGCCTGTGCACGCGTCTCTTTGTCTTCACCAGGCACTGGCGCGTGGCGCGGGAACGCCGCACCGGTCTAGAAGAGGAAAGAAAAGGTAGCCGATACGGGCGCACCACGCTCAGCCGATGAACGGCTGATACCTCAAGGCACCAGAGGCAAAGAGGAAACAATCagacgcatgcgcgcgccgTGAAGGCTGCGTATTGCTGGTCTACCTCGTCGACTCACTCAACAACCTGCTCCACTCCGCAGATGTTGCAGCATGCTTGTCTCCTTTCACAGGGCATCAGGTGGGCGCAGCAcacgacgcggcgctgcgaACGAAAGCGTTGCGCCTCTTTGCTTCTGTGCCGTGGTGGTGTGTTGCCCTTGCTTccacgctctcctcctccctctcccggCATCTCTCTGCCCTCACCCAACGCCTCGgtcgctttctttttgtggCTGTTGCCTGCCAACGCAACGACACAGAAGCCGGAGAGGCAATCGCCCATTTTCCTCTTGCGTAACCCCTCACGCCTTCGACGCTCTGCATACGGAAGTGCTGAGGCaggagcgcgcacacatacacacacacacacgcacacataggtatatctctctctctctctatatatatatatgtgtgtgtgtgtgtgtgagcgtgtgATGCATAGCAAAGATGCATGCCCGCCGCCCAGCTGGCACTAAAACCGTAGGCGATGTGCTGTGCCACTCTGCAAGCGGTAAGTTCAGTGGCGCGAAGACGCCGCGCTATGGCTCTGTGCGACTCTTTTCGCATGACGCGTCTGCCTTtggtcagcagcagccggcgcagccaTCCACTCCGCGGGCGGGCAAGCCACGTCGCGCAGCCGTCATACAGCGACGTAgccagcgcagccgctccgcaggcagcggcgcctcgcgCCGCCCTGTGGATGAGGCGCTGTTTTGCGCCCTCCGAATGGAGAGTCAAGCCGATGTACTGAGGCAGTTGCGGGCACACGGGCTGGCGATGCTCGTAAAGGACTTTCAAACACTTTGCAGCAGCCTCAGCCTGCACAACATACGTGTGGAGGAGTTCACATTCctctgcgctgctgtgctgcaATGCGATCTGCAGCCTCGCGACTGCGAAGTCGTCTTTGCATTTCTGCGGGCAGAACGCGCATCGGGTGGTGGAATCAGCGTCTCGCACCTcctggagcggctgcggacGCTGTTTGAGCCTCTCGAAgtggtgtgcgcgttgcAGCTCAAGTGCCTTCTCGAAACACGCCAACTTGATTACTGCAACGTGTCACTCAATGAACTGCAGAGGGCTGAGGCCGGGCTGCGCTCCCTTCTTGTCGACCACCCGCTCGATATCGAAGTGGGCGCGCAGTGGGAGCATCTCGAGGACGAGCTGCAACGGCTGCATGTACGGTTTTCGGTCCCCGTACCGACGTTTCGTTTGCTGGTGCGTCGCTCAGCGCGCGCTCTGCGgtcggcggtgcgcgcgctgggCTGGGATGGGAAGATACAGCGGCGTCTCTGGCAAGAGGAAGGCGAGGAACCCAGAGATGACGGGGTGCAGGAGCCACTCCGCGCCTTCGATGCTGGTGGCCTCAGCACATGTACAGTCGATGAAATTTGCAACGAGGGTGGTGTGCAGGACAGGAGCGCCGCGGTTTTCTCCGCAGTGGCGAAGCTTTACCATCACCGCCTGGCTTTGGGAGCACAGTCCCTGGTCGCCGCTGAGCGGCTGGGTCCTGCGCTCGGGGCAAACGTGCGAGCCGCCAGCCGTGTCCCGTCCTTGACCTTACCAAACTCCGCGGCCGACCCGACACACCCTCGCTTCAAAGCCGACCTCTACGCCGTTTCGCCAGACGCGCTATCTTGCACAGCGGCCAGAAGGGAGGCTTACGCTGCAAGCTAGCGGTGAGGCGAGGCGGCCAGCTGCAAGTGgaagacagcggcgccgcaggggCGAGTGAAATGGTGCAGCATACGTGGTCTCTTGTGGTTGACGCTCTATTCACTTCCCATTTTGTGCGGgtctctctcctcttgtgctcccccccccacacacacaccaacaaAAGAATATCTTTACGGCCAGGCTCATGTGCACTGATGTGCGGCGTTACGCGGGTGGTTCTCCAGTTTTGTCTCACATTGTGTGCGTAGCTCACCGGATGTGTCTTTTTTACCGTTTTCCTCCAAGCTCCgcccccccgccccccccctacacCCTTTCCTCTGGCGATCGGAGCACACGCGATGCGACCGGTGAAAAGAGCacaaaagaggaggaggggctggGGGCTGGGGACGACGTGGTGCCTTACACGCAGCCCTGTGCCCGCTGAGATTACGCGCGCTCTTTGCGCCTGCTGTCTCCGCCTTTGGATTTCGGCTCTCCTTACCTGTACCATACCAATCTCATACACAAAATaaaaaggaagaagagtGCGGCAGCAATGGAAACGGAGGCGAACCTCCAGGCAGTCCTCCCCGAGGGAAGGCTCGCACGGGCAATTCTCGCCGTGCTCCTGCAGACTCCCTCGGAGCTTGGGTATGGCGGAGCTTATGACGTATGAAGTGtgtgctcccccccctcctctctccaccAACCGCACACAGAGGGGGGCTCACCTGCTCTCTCAGTCGCTGCCCACTCCTCTGCCTTTCCGTTCCTCCAGTATCAGTCCATTCCCACTCCTcaccttgtgtgtgtgtgtgtgtgtacgtgtgtgtgggagcgTGGCGCCCGTCTCGCACGAGACATGcacttttttgttgtgtgtgcatatTTGGCAGCCCTCTGcacggtggcagcggtgctgcccgcCACAGCGCTGCGGGTAAAACCCACCATCACGGCTCTCACCTTCGACGTGGGGAAGGAAGAGGTGTGCCTGTATTCGATGGGCAAGGACTTCTACGAAGGCGTGACCATGCACTACCACGTGATGGAGGGAGAGAATGACTTTGACGTGTTCATTCGCGACGTGGACGGACACGTGATTTACGCCTCCTACGCGGGTGAGCATGGCGCCGAGGACCGCGTGTATTTCACGACGCACGCGAACAAGGAACATGCATACTGCATCGACAATCGCGACTACTCGGGCGAGCTGAAGGTGATCAAGATGGAAGTCGGGTTGACCTCTCTCAAGCGCTGGAAGAACCGCATAGACCCTCTGCGGAAGCTCATGACGCGCACGGATGGCTTCGTGATGGGAA
This sequence is a window from Leishmania major strain Friedlin complete genome, chromosome 14. Protein-coding genes within it:
- a CDS encoding putative tyrosyl-tRNA synthetase, translating into MNTDERYKLLRSVGEECIQESELRNLIEKKPLIRCYDGFEPSGRMHIAQGIFKAVNVNKCTAAGCEFVFWVADWFALMNDKVGGELEKIRIVGRYLIEVWKAAGMDMDKVLFLWSSEEITSHADTYWRMVLDIGRQNTIARIKKCCTIMGKTEGTLTAAQVLYPLMQCCDIFFLKADICQLGLDQRKVNMLAREYCDLIGRKLKPVILSHHMLAGLKQGQAKMSKSDPDSAIFMEDTEEDVARKIRQAYCPRVKQSASAITDDGAPVATDDRNPVLDYFQCVVYARPGAAATIDGTTYATYEDLEQAFVSDEVSEDALKSCLIDEVNALLEPVRQHFASNEEAHELLEAVKSYRKDGATLPLAETALPAAPAKPHACMWMPALLKVPLDVAEGMIKVTKDFIAAHPEGTVTLVLPDWSAVASDEITGVEKDISAALQVNCALLKAYGLPSSVKIVTENEVILGNCDDFWVSVIGIARKNLLSHVEELYGGEVRNAGQVIAALMRVATALMLSVSHVISTSLDGHINAFAREYTKERIDCVQTLEGRIPALHRPGAAPAVLGADDVLYLDDNDMDIRRKIKKAYSAPNEEANPVISVAQHLLAQHGALSIERGEANGGNVSYNTPEALVADCGSGALHPADLKAAVLQLLLDRSAQARALLNGELKKNMTVLRNAEKKMAKKR